A genome region from Microbacterium sp. CGR2 includes the following:
- a CDS encoding DEAD/DEAH box helicase family protein translates to MERLTPHDYQQAAIDKILAEPTRAALIGDEVGMGKTLLAAEVAIQAGWRRALFIGIADTFDQWKDHLEGQSEGAVTIRRMESTKAGRAAFKDFLAGEPGFYFAGIAWLVAQDWKYQNKLDFQGNPIEKIDKKTGMPTGKMERERIHLKTFEKMSKRKGSAVDAVVFDEAHQVANKDSIGRKTLITFRGAPDADGNPTMPWKIALSATWAGNSFENAWSLPRWCWPDLVPAFWNWHDIWCATEKVYVPGRKEPVNRVIGEKVPGEFIKTLPCYIDNRNHEKAPAPTIIHVDPTPQQASQFEDLKKDLMTWVETEAGETPLVVDVPGGLYARFKQLALAELTVDEDGGVAFAPNAASAKLRVLKGILDHWGDQPVILFTDSKIFAHLAADRMRAAGYSAEAWTGDVSRLERARIKADFVEGRLQYLIGTVQSMGTGLDGLQKVCSKAVWLNVPDGDPKLEEQALGRVFRQGRTLAHGEFEHVRLVMRDSQDEGILERLLVKGASIRSSIDSRMANTVEQAIAA, encoded by the coding sequence ATGGAACGCCTCACCCCCCACGACTACCAGCAGGCAGCAATCGACAAGATCCTCGCCGAGCCGACGCGCGCCGCGCTGATCGGCGACGAGGTGGGCATGGGTAAGACCTTGCTCGCGGCCGAGGTGGCAATCCAGGCCGGGTGGCGGCGTGCACTATTCATCGGCATCGCGGACACCTTCGACCAGTGGAAAGACCACCTCGAAGGGCAATCGGAGGGTGCGGTGACCATCCGCCGCATGGAGTCCACGAAGGCGGGGCGCGCGGCGTTCAAGGACTTCTTGGCAGGCGAGCCTGGCTTCTACTTCGCGGGCATCGCGTGGCTGGTGGCGCAGGACTGGAAGTACCAGAACAAGCTCGACTTCCAGGGCAACCCGATCGAGAAGATCGACAAGAAGACGGGCATGCCCACCGGGAAGATGGAGCGCGAGCGCATCCACCTGAAGACGTTCGAGAAGATGTCGAAGCGCAAAGGGAGCGCGGTCGACGCGGTGGTTTTCGATGAGGCGCACCAGGTCGCCAACAAGGATTCGATCGGCCGCAAGACACTCATCACGTTTCGCGGGGCGCCCGACGCCGACGGCAACCCCACGATGCCGTGGAAAATCGCGCTCAGCGCGACGTGGGCCGGCAACTCGTTCGAGAACGCCTGGAGCCTCCCGCGCTGGTGCTGGCCCGACCTAGTGCCGGCGTTCTGGAACTGGCACGACATCTGGTGCGCGACCGAGAAGGTCTACGTGCCCGGCCGCAAAGAGCCGGTCAACCGCGTCATCGGCGAGAAGGTGCCGGGCGAGTTCATCAAGACGCTGCCCTGCTACATCGACAACCGCAACCATGAGAAGGCGCCAGCTCCGACCATCATCCACGTCGACCCGACGCCGCAGCAGGCCTCACAGTTCGAGGATCTGAAGAAAGATCTGATGACCTGGGTCGAGACCGAGGCGGGGGAGACTCCACTGGTGGTCGACGTGCCGGGCGGGCTGTACGCCCGCTTCAAGCAGCTAGCGCTGGCCGAGTTGACTGTTGATGAGGACGGCGGCGTGGCGTTCGCACCGAACGCAGCATCCGCGAAACTGCGCGTGCTGAAAGGCATCCTCGACCACTGGGGCGACCAGCCGGTCATCCTGTTCACCGATTCGAAGATCTTCGCCCACCTGGCCGCCGACCGGATGCGCGCCGCAGGGTATAGCGCCGAGGCATGGACGGGCGACGTCAGCCGGTTGGAGCGCGCTCGGATCAAGGCGGACTTCGTCGAGGGGCGCCTGCAGTACCTGATCGGCACCGTGCAGTCGATGGGCACGGGCCTCGACGGGCTGCAGAAGGTCTGCTCGAAAGCTGTCTGGCTGAACGTGCCCGACGGTGACCCGAAGCTTGAGGAGCAGGCGCTCGGTCGCGTGTTCCGTCAGGGCCGCACGCTCGCCCACGGCGAGTTCGAGCACGTCCGACTGGTCATGCGTGATTCACAGGACGAGGGAATCCTTGAGCGACTGCTCGTCAAGGGCGCCTCCATCCGCTCCTCGATCGACAGCCGGATGGCGAACACCGTCGAACAAGCTATTGCAGCTTGA
- a CDS encoding RtcB family protein — protein MSETTAQYPVKLRGTGAPVLMWAHEHEVEASALQQLRDVSELPGLHGLRVMPDVHWGNGATVGSVIAMEQALAPAAVGVDIGCGVNAVRTNLTLEDLGDRDLHALRLRWEKVVPVGFSSYERAGDQLKVLNPQEKQRTARFLDSVDTLRADLTERRNSDAAVRGRAAHQLGSLGGGNHFIELCSDSIGRLWITLHSGSRNIGKSLAERHIQIAKGLKENEELPKHLQPLSLFYKGTKEMDDYLHDLRWAQEFAMLSRTVMMEAVKHELQDYFENSGLSAPRRYVNFDEEINCHHNYVAEEMIDGKMMIVTRKGAISAKKGERALIPGSMATGSYVVRGLGNEASFQSASHGAGRKMSRGAAKEAFRGVDDGAAQIARQLGSVESRRDSGILDELPEAYKPIEQVIAAEKDLVEVEHKLETILCVKG, from the coding sequence ATGAGCGAAACCACCGCACAGTATCCCGTCAAGCTGAGGGGCACAGGGGCCCCCGTCCTGATGTGGGCCCACGAGCACGAAGTAGAAGCATCCGCGCTGCAGCAGCTCCGCGACGTCAGCGAGCTGCCGGGCCTCCACGGCCTGCGCGTGATGCCCGACGTGCACTGGGGCAACGGCGCCACCGTTGGCTCCGTCATCGCGATGGAGCAGGCCCTGGCGCCGGCTGCCGTAGGCGTCGACATCGGCTGCGGCGTCAATGCCGTCCGTACCAACCTCACGCTCGAGGACCTCGGCGATCGCGACCTCCACGCCTTGCGACTGCGTTGGGAGAAGGTCGTGCCCGTCGGTTTCAGCAGCTACGAGCGCGCCGGCGATCAGCTGAAGGTACTCAACCCCCAAGAGAAGCAGCGCACTGCGCGGTTCCTCGACTCGGTGGACACCCTCCGCGCTGACCTCACGGAGCGGAGGAACAGCGACGCAGCAGTGCGCGGCCGGGCGGCCCACCAGCTGGGCTCCCTCGGCGGCGGCAACCACTTCATCGAGCTGTGCTCGGACTCGATTGGCCGACTCTGGATCACGCTGCACTCGGGAAGCCGGAACATCGGCAAGAGCCTCGCGGAGCGGCACATCCAGATCGCCAAGGGCCTGAAGGAGAACGAGGAGCTGCCGAAGCACCTGCAGCCGCTGAGCCTGTTCTACAAGGGCACGAAGGAAATGGATGACTACCTCCACGACCTGCGCTGGGCTCAGGAGTTCGCGATGCTCTCGCGTACCGTGATGATGGAGGCGGTCAAGCACGAGCTGCAGGACTACTTCGAGAACTCGGGCCTCTCGGCGCCGCGCCGGTACGTCAACTTCGACGAGGAGATCAACTGCCACCACAACTATGTGGCGGAAGAGATGATCGACGGCAAGATGATGATCGTCACCCGGAAGGGCGCGATCAGCGCGAAGAAGGGCGAGCGGGCGCTGATCCCCGGCTCCATGGCCACAGGCTCATACGTGGTGCGCGGCCTCGGCAACGAGGCCTCCTTCCAGTCCGCGTCACACGGCGCCGGCCGCAAGATGAGCCGAGGCGCTGCGAAGGAAGCCTTCCGGGGCGTGGATGACGGAGCGGCTCAGATCGCACGTCAGCTGGGCAGCGTGGAGTCCCGCCGTGATAGCGGCATCCTCGACGAGCTGCCCGAAGCGTACAAGCCGATCGAGCAGGTGATCGCGGCAGAGAAGGATCTGGTCGAGGTCGAACACAAGCTCGAGACGATTCTCTGCGTGAAGGGCTGA
- a CDS encoding helix-turn-helix domain-containing protein, which yields MTSLTAARAPGLDAPSALQPVARLQDTLRVDVGTEHSVALAVEVGVGTQLHGLALEENDRLEERVAGATDADLLDPSDERTIELDLPLGRPTGVELGLGDSETGVHGRNVARAPRTANPARIKALHEEGLDAKVIAQRTGLSERQVHRWLGRMFGEGWQRMPRVSPVAKARVLQLSAEQVPPDWIAETVKISRTAVDKIREKAGLNLDQEWKVVRLAIQHDAKLFNLHKQFSPTSTRRL from the coding sequence ATGACGTCACTGACCGCGGCTCGCGCGCCAGGCCTCGATGCGCCGTCGGCGCTCCAGCCAGTCGCGCGTCTGCAGGATACCCTCCGGGTCGACGTGGGCACGGAGCACTCGGTCGCATTGGCCGTCGAAGTCGGCGTCGGCACCCAACTTCACGGGCTCGCGCTCGAGGAAAACGACCGCCTCGAAGAAAGGGTGGCGGGCGCGACCGATGCGGACCTGCTCGATCCGTCCGATGAGCGCACCATCGAGCTTGACCTGCCACTCGGGCGGCCGACGGGGGTCGAGCTGGGTCTGGGTGACAGCGAGACGGGAGTCCATGGTCGCAATGTAGCCCGAGCCCCCCGCACAGCGAATCCGGCGAGGATCAAAGCTCTCCACGAGGAAGGTCTCGACGCTAAGGTGATCGCCCAGCGCACAGGGCTCAGTGAGAGGCAGGTGCATCGGTGGCTCGGCAGAATGTTCGGCGAGGGGTGGCAGCGGATGCCGCGCGTGAGCCCGGTGGCAAAGGCGCGGGTGCTCCAGTTGAGCGCCGAGCAGGTGCCGCCGGATTGGATCGCCGAGACGGTCAAAATCAGCCGCACAGCCGTCGACAAGATCCGCGAGAAGGCGGGATTGAATCTCGATCAGGAATGGAAGGTCGTTCGCCTGGCCATCCAGCACGACGCGAAGCTCTTCAACCTGCACAAGCAGTTCAGCCCCACCTCTACCCGGAGACTGTGA
- a CDS encoding WhiB family transcriptional regulator, protein MVRHKHGRRPFKPFTDALAAANENENAPQPYCIDLPEKYVDYEVGQHPDEHTAAAMCAPCPLLELCNINARQQLPEHGVWGGIAWVNRRQAHLLPIEEKVVTLTVVAVDAGPASTAIAGVLEAA, encoded by the coding sequence GTGGTTAGGCACAAGCACGGGCGCCGCCCTTTTAAGCCCTTCACTGACGCGCTGGCCGCCGCCAACGAGAACGAGAACGCTCCCCAGCCGTACTGCATCGACCTCCCGGAGAAGTACGTCGACTACGAGGTGGGCCAGCATCCCGACGAACATACTGCGGCAGCGATGTGCGCGCCGTGCCCCCTGCTCGAGCTGTGCAACATCAACGCTCGTCAACAGTTGCCGGAGCACGGCGTGTGGGGCGGGATCGCCTGGGTGAACCGCCGGCAGGCCCACCTGCTGCCGATCGAAGAGAAGGTCGTAACGCTGACAGTGGTCGCCGTGGACGCGGGGCCCGCGTCCACGGCGATCGCAGGCGTGCTCGAAGCGGCCTAA
- a CDS encoding type II secretion system protein, producing the protein MTLIGVLLVALIVGALATLIIITLVGADRKLRRARRESETEK; encoded by the coding sequence GTGACACTCATCGGAGTCCTGCTCGTCGCGCTGATCGTCGGCGCACTGGCAACGCTCATCATCATCACCCTCGTCGGCGCGGATCGAAAACTCCGCAGGGCCCGACGTGAATCCGAAACGGAGAAATAG
- a CDS encoding SPFH domain-containing protein, which yields MFLFILAIILAIIAVVGVFVATSSKDLRFGAIITTAITALGAIIAIFFATFYANGVGEAKVKVSSVDRQVVGTVEEPGSGFRAPWEDFVEFDLFSQELLFAGSDGGAPSYTGGTVNGREITVSVGGVSGGSTQAQVDMTFVYSVNADAIKEIYSEYRSQERFTEQIVTRQVLSISRQVPSEYSAIEFRGSKRGEAETRILDALNEKLGKYGVEFSAVTIQDVRFSEDVEKSLTSIEQANQKAQEAEANQRTKEVENETLIASAQAEADANKILSQSLSAPVLQQRYLDTLAKLAKEGNLVVVPEGFNGLVNVGK from the coding sequence ATGTTCCTGTTCATCCTCGCGATCATCCTCGCGATCATCGCAGTCGTCGGCGTGTTCGTCGCCACATCCTCAAAGGATCTGCGCTTCGGCGCGATCATCACCACCGCAATCACAGCGCTGGGCGCCATCATCGCTATCTTCTTCGCCACCTTCTACGCCAACGGCGTCGGTGAGGCGAAGGTCAAGGTCAGCTCCGTCGACCGGCAGGTCGTCGGGACTGTTGAAGAGCCTGGATCCGGCTTCAGAGCGCCGTGGGAAGACTTCGTCGAGTTCGACCTGTTCTCTCAGGAGCTGCTGTTCGCCGGCAGTGACGGCGGCGCCCCGAGCTACACCGGCGGCACGGTCAACGGCCGCGAGATCACCGTCTCTGTCGGCGGCGTCTCGGGCGGCTCCACGCAAGCCCAAGTCGACATGACCTTCGTCTACTCCGTGAACGCCGACGCCATCAAAGAGATCTACTCGGAGTACCGGTCGCAGGAGCGGTTCACTGAGCAGATCGTGACCCGCCAGGTGCTCTCGATCTCTCGGCAGGTGCCCTCCGAGTACAGCGCCATCGAGTTCCGCGGCTCCAAGCGAGGCGAGGCCGAGACGCGCATCCTCGACGCGCTCAACGAGAAGCTGGGCAAGTACGGGGTCGAATTCTCTGCGGTGACCATTCAGGACGTGCGATTCTCTGAGGACGTCGAGAAGTCGCTCACGTCCATCGAGCAGGCCAACCAGAAGGCGCAGGAGGCCGAGGCCAACCAGCGCACGAAGGAAGTCGAGAATGAGACGCTGATCGCATCCGCTCAGGCTGAGGCGGACGCCAACAAGATCCTGTCGCAGTCGCTGTCGGCACCCGTGCTGCAGCAGCGCTACCTCGACACACTGGCGAAGCTCGCCAAGGAGGGCAACCTCGTGGTCGTCCCCGAGGGCTTCAACGGCCTGGTGAACGTCGGCAAGTAG
- a CDS encoding bifunctional DNA primase/polymerase, protein MGTREGNRRPGPPRNGLHGQECSRAQRSAHALHGFDPRPATQIKILNSTERSSVINSIDKALALADLDIYVFPAYEADEVVDGRLKEAKTPRTRRGHHEAVTDRQQIITWFTRWPHALVGVNAGKSGLICGDIDMGEDKHGNVHDGWATLVENGLDELPDTFNYETRRGGSHYIYEPVDGRYLNGTKNHVTPQGVVLDSIDRRAGSSYFIWWGDEVPTARDEFAPAPEWLLTPATEPDYSPFGGTADEWLAKCEPGEPGSFLLEFVDNIPKEDFGHDEMIQMQAALIGLGASGKPGVPWALDQLRREWLRPPYDTEVYQADWLMGLRGAIDKYGAFEGDILADFAGPKAAPVEIDYVDAAGRVNDPAFFTAWTSLPAAVTPESLTERVRHVLTLVLADGAVSRREAVEIAWNAAARKHADCTIQSREGVEALAADTFPGERLFTMEEAQAQPELTQGAKSSRRVHLLKPTEEAALESITWWGDGKREENFMARMHEINPVMSEAYYRLTRWMLLSLIFASKAVIPAENGTMVPLNFYGIRLGPSGSGKSESLQPIQDMMAAYYLPEEDPDIGGDSTTAGLTQALIRRDGRTSFFHADEADAVFRSWSESQGAFSGMKNRIMDIFGSKVPMLNRTGAKEISGIRATAYLCVDLTGVDDRITDAIEPHDWESGFVNRFVWAKGERKRMSDEQKMFRIRRPGQTGGRGIENWYGQWAAQFRAVSETRLTSPDGKPVWIDMKDDVLLRDVEVQNRFEALAQNSAYPERLRPTFTRMTMTIRKCAALVAITKRRTVIEMEDYLIALEQAEEWVENILEMVEATDESPRARQANRLAALIASRPGRSMKRTEIHAQKGYAGNSKDTNSLIDELVQQGRAEILPIGKTEALIRLEEGSAA, encoded by the coding sequence GTGGGGACGCGCGAGGGGAACCGGCGGCCTGGCCCTCCGAGGAACGGGCTTCACGGGCAGGAGTGCAGTAGGGCACAGCGCAGCGCGCATGCGTTACACGGGTTCGATCCCCGACCTGCCACGCAGATCAAGATCTTAAATTCGACCGAAAGGAGCAGCGTCATCAATTCCATCGACAAAGCTCTGGCACTAGCCGACCTGGACATCTACGTCTTCCCCGCCTATGAGGCGGACGAAGTCGTGGACGGGCGACTGAAGGAAGCGAAGACGCCGCGCACGCGCAGGGGTCACCACGAGGCGGTCACAGACCGCCAGCAGATCATCACCTGGTTCACCCGCTGGCCGCATGCACTCGTCGGCGTCAACGCCGGCAAGTCAGGGCTCATCTGCGGTGACATCGACATGGGCGAGGACAAGCACGGCAACGTGCACGACGGCTGGGCCACCCTCGTCGAGAACGGGCTGGACGAGCTGCCCGACACGTTCAACTACGAGACCCGCCGCGGCGGCAGTCACTACATCTACGAGCCAGTCGACGGGCGGTACCTGAACGGCACGAAGAATCACGTCACCCCCCAGGGTGTCGTGCTCGACTCGATCGACCGCCGCGCCGGCTCCTCGTACTTCATCTGGTGGGGCGACGAGGTGCCCACTGCTCGCGACGAGTTCGCGCCGGCGCCGGAGTGGCTCCTCACCCCGGCCACCGAGCCCGACTACTCCCCGTTCGGTGGCACCGCCGATGAGTGGCTCGCGAAATGCGAGCCCGGCGAGCCCGGCAGCTTCCTCCTCGAGTTCGTCGACAACATCCCGAAGGAAGACTTCGGCCACGACGAGATGATCCAGATGCAGGCGGCCCTCATCGGCCTCGGCGCATCAGGCAAGCCCGGCGTCCCGTGGGCGCTCGACCAGCTCCGCCGGGAGTGGCTGCGACCGCCTTACGACACGGAGGTCTATCAGGCCGACTGGCTCATGGGACTCCGCGGTGCGATCGACAAGTACGGAGCTTTCGAGGGCGACATCCTGGCCGACTTCGCGGGGCCGAAGGCGGCGCCCGTGGAGATCGACTACGTGGATGCTGCTGGGCGCGTGAACGACCCCGCATTCTTCACCGCCTGGACGTCGCTGCCCGCTGCAGTGACACCCGAGTCGCTCACAGAGCGCGTGCGGCACGTCCTCACCCTGGTCCTTGCAGATGGTGCAGTCAGCCGCCGGGAAGCCGTCGAGATCGCATGGAACGCAGCCGCGCGGAAGCACGCGGACTGCACGATTCAATCGCGCGAGGGTGTGGAGGCCCTCGCCGCCGACACGTTTCCGGGCGAGCGGCTATTCACGATGGAAGAGGCGCAGGCCCAGCCCGAACTAACCCAGGGCGCGAAGTCCAGCAGGCGCGTTCACCTACTCAAGCCGACCGAAGAGGCCGCGCTGGAAAGCATCACCTGGTGGGGCGACGGAAAGAGAGAGGAGAACTTCATGGCACGCATGCACGAGATCAACCCCGTCATGAGCGAGGCGTACTACCGCCTGACGCGCTGGATGCTGCTCTCGCTCATTTTCGCGAGCAAGGCGGTCATCCCCGCGGAGAACGGCACCATGGTGCCCCTGAACTTCTACGGCATTCGCCTAGGCCCGTCCGGCTCCGGCAAGTCGGAGTCGCTGCAGCCGATCCAGGACATGATGGCGGCCTACTACCTCCCCGAGGAAGACCCCGACATTGGTGGAGACTCGACGACCGCCGGCCTCACGCAGGCTCTGATTCGCAGAGACGGCCGCACGTCGTTCTTCCACGCAGACGAGGCCGACGCGGTCTTCCGCAGCTGGTCTGAGTCGCAGGGCGCGTTCAGCGGCATGAAGAACCGAATCATGGACATCTTCGGCAGCAAGGTGCCGATGCTCAACCGCACTGGGGCTAAGGAAATCTCCGGCATCCGCGCCACGGCGTACCTGTGCGTCGATCTCACCGGAGTCGACGATCGAATCACCGACGCTATCGAGCCGCACGATTGGGAGAGCGGGTTCGTCAACCGCTTCGTCTGGGCGAAGGGCGAGCGGAAGCGGATGTCCGACGAGCAGAAGATGTTCCGCATCAGAAGGCCTGGCCAGACCGGCGGCAGAGGGATCGAGAACTGGTACGGCCAGTGGGCAGCACAGTTCCGTGCAGTCTCCGAGACCCGACTGACGTCGCCGGACGGCAAGCCGGTGTGGATCGACATGAAAGACGATGTCCTCCTGCGAGATGTCGAGGTGCAGAACCGCTTCGAGGCGCTCGCTCAGAACAGCGCCTACCCGGAGAGACTCAGGCCTACGTTCACTCGAATGACGATGACCATCCGCAAGTGCGCCGCGCTCGTGGCAATCACGAAGAGGCGCACTGTCATCGAGATGGAGGACTATCTCATCGCGCTCGAGCAGGCGGAGGAGTGGGTCGAGAACATCCTCGAGATGGTGGAAGCCACCGACGAATCCCCGCGGGCTCGCCAGGCCAACCGTCTCGCCGCGCTTATCGCCTCGCGGCCGGGCCGGTCCATGAAGCGCACCGAGATCCACGCGCAGAAGGGCTACGCCGGCAACTCGAAAGACACCAACTCGCTGATCGACGAACTCGTCCAACAGGGGCGAGCGGAGATCCTGCCCATCGGCAAGACCGAAGCACTCATCCGCCTCGAAGAAGGGAGCGCAGCATGA
- a CDS encoding NUMOD4 domain-containing protein, with the protein MSDSWAPIPGWEKLYEVSNAGRVRSLDRHCNRGFRGFGLVPGRLLKAIYREGYPSVNLRDGERVEQHGIHVLVASVFVPGRGEGLEVCHRNGDRRNPQASNLRWGTRQSNILDQIAHGTHAQSSKTHCPQRHPYTKANTYSPPSRPTARHCRACMRARHQGIDPSSVIVEEEIR; encoded by the coding sequence ATGTCTGATTCCTGGGCACCCATCCCCGGCTGGGAGAAGCTCTACGAGGTGTCGAATGCCGGCCGGGTCCGCAGCTTGGATCGGCACTGTAACCGCGGGTTCCGAGGATTTGGCCTGGTGCCGGGTCGCCTACTGAAGGCGATCTACCGCGAGGGCTACCCCTCCGTCAACCTTCGGGATGGCGAGCGAGTGGAGCAACACGGTATCCATGTCCTCGTGGCCAGCGTCTTCGTTCCAGGCCGTGGTGAAGGGCTCGAGGTATGCCATCGCAACGGCGACCGCCGCAACCCCCAAGCTTCGAACTTGCGGTGGGGCACTCGCCAGAGCAACATCCTCGATCAGATCGCGCACGGCACACACGCGCAGTCGTCGAAGACGCACTGTCCGCAGAGACACCCGTACACCAAGGCGAACACCTACTCGCCTCCATCTAGGCCCACTGCGCGCCATTGTCGAGCTTGCATGAGAGCCCGGCACCAGGGGATCGATCCATCGTCCGTCATCGTTGAGGAGGAGATCCGATGA